One segment of Etheostoma cragini isolate CJK2018 chromosome 23, CSU_Ecrag_1.0, whole genome shotgun sequence DNA contains the following:
- the rtcb gene encoding tRNA-splicing ligase RtcB homolog, producing the protein MSRSYNDELQYLEKRGKNSWRIKKGFVPNMQVEGIFYVNEPLEKLMFEELRQACGGRGGVGGFLPAMKQIGNVAALPGIVHRSIGLPDVHSGYGFAIGNMAAFDMSNPDAVVSPGGVGFDINCGVRLLRTNLDEGDVQPVKEQLAQALFDHIPVGVGSKGVIPMGAK; encoded by the exons ATGAGTCGGAGTTATAACGATGAGCTGCAGTACCTGGAGAAGAGGGGCAAGAACTCGTGGAggattaaaaaaggttttgttccCAACATGCAG GTGGAGGGCATCTTCTACGTCAACGAGCCTCTGGAGAAGCTGATGTTTGAGGAGCTCCGCCAGGCGTGTGGAGGCAGAG GTGGCGTGGGGGGATTCCTTCCAGCCATGAAACAAATCGGCAACGTGGCGGCACTGCCGGGGATCGTACAC AGGTCCATCGGTCTCCCAGACGTTCACTCTGGATATGGATTCGCGATCGGAAACATGGCCGCCTTCGACATGAGCAACCCCGACGCCGTGGTGTCTCCAG GCGGCGTCGGGTTCGACATTAACTGCGGCGTCCGTCTGCTGAGGACGAACCTGGACGAGGGGGACGTCCAGCCGGTGAAGGAGCAGCTGGCCCAGGCGCTGTTCGACCACATCCCCGTTGGGGTCGGGTCCAAGGGAGTCATCCCCATGGGGGCCAAGTAA
- the fbxo7 gene encoding F-box only protein 7: MFCSSAATLKVNETVDTVRKLCLNPSIFVTPEWPGESAAAAFRDLKKLSRIFKDQLAYPLIAAAREAMALPVAFGLAALPPELLLRVLRLLDVRSVVRLSSCCRHFSCCTADSTLWRHLYLRDFSGETNQGFMDTVCLLVDWLHV; this comes from the exons ATGTTTTGTTCTTCTGCAGCGACTCTGAAGGTGAACGAAACCGTCGACACCGTCCGCAAACTGTGCCTGAACCCGTCCATCTTTGTGACCCCCGAGTGGCCAG GAGAAAGTGCCGCTGCAGCTTTCAGAGATCTGAAGAAACTGTCCCGGATCTTCAAAGACCAGCTGGCGTACCCGCTGATCGCTGCCGCcagggaag CGATGGCGCTGCCCGTGGCGTTCGGTCTGGCGGCCCTCCCCCCGGAGCTGCTCCTGCGGGTCCTCCGGCTGCTGGACGTCCGCTCCGTGGTGAGACTGTCCTCCTGCTGCAGACACTTCAGCTGCTGCACGGCCGACTCCACGCTGTGGAGACACCTGTACCTGCGCGACTTCTCAGGTGAGACAAATCAGGGTTTTATGGACACAGTTTGTCTTCTGGTCGACTGGCTGCATGTGTGA